TGCGCCTGGGCGTGCCGGAATATGACGATGAGGGCCGCCTGATCATCACGGCGCACGCCGGGGTCACGATCTACAACGTGTACTTCCCGAACGGCGGCCGCGACCTGGCCCGCGTGCCCTTCAAGCTGGCCTTTTACGAAACGCTCATGGCCGATCTGCAGACACGCCTGGCGCGCGGTGAGGGCGTGGTGGTGCTGGGCGACTTCAACACCGCCCGCACGGAACTCGACCTGGCCAACCCGAAAGCGAACGTGGGCACCACGGGCTTTCTGCCGGAAGAACGGGCCGTGCTGGAGCGCCTGATCGCGCTGGGGTTCCACGACGTCTTCCGGGAAGCCCACCCGGACGAAAAGGGCCACTACACCTGGTGGAGCAACCGTCCCGGCGTGCGGGCGCGGAACATCGGGTGGCGCATCGACTACTTCCTGGTCAGCCCGGCCCTGCGCGGTCGCGTGACGGACGTGCGGCACCAGCCGGAGGTGCTGGGCTCCGACCACTGCCCGATCGTCCTGGACCTGGACCTGCCCTAGGGCTCCCATGGCCGTCACGCCCCCAGCCCACCCTGGCTACGACCTCGCCAAACGCCTCACGGACCTGGGCCTGGCGGGCCTGGCGCTGCTCTGCCTGGCGCCCGTGATGCTGGGGGTGGCCGTGCTGGTGGCGCGGCGCGTGGGGCGCCCCGTGCTGTTTCGCCAGGTTCGTCCGGGCCTGCACGGCAAGCCCTTCGAGGTGATGAAATTCCGCTCCATGAGCGAGGCGCGCGACGCATCCGGGGCCCTGTTGCCGGATGCCGAGCGGCTCGGCTCCTTTGGCCGATTTCTGCGCAGCACCAGCCTGGACGAGTTACCGCAGCTCCTGAACGTGGTGCGCGGCGAGCTGAGCCTGGTGGGCCCGCGCCCGCTGCTGCAGGACTATCTGCCGCTCTACTCGCCGGAACAGGCCCGACGACACGACGTCAAGCCTGGCATCACCGGCTGGGCGCAGATCAACGGCCGCAACGCGATCACCTGGGAGGCGCGCTTCGCGCTCGACGTCTGGTACGTGGACCACCGTTCCTGGTGGCTCGACTTTAAGATCCTGGCCCTGACCGTGCTGAAGGTGCTGCGCCGCGACGGCATCAGCGCGGCCGGTGAAGCCACCATGCCGCGCTTCACGGGCAGTGCGGCGACGTCCGGAGGGGCTCAGCAACCGTAAGCGTCGTGGCAGTCACGCGCCAGCCGCTCGTGCCAGGCGCTGCTGGTCCGTCACAGGCGCACCGCCGGCTCCTGGATGCGGGGAGAACGTCACGCTGCGGCCACCTTGACAAGCAGGCCGGCGCTTTCGAAGCGTGAACCCGGCACGCAAAAAAACGCCCGCCTCCATCACGAAGGCGGGCGCTCGGGCGCGTGGGCGCGCCCTCACCGCGACGGTCAGCGGACCGTCGCGAGCACGCCCGACTGGGCCTTGGCCGCGGCGTAGTTCTTGGCCACCGCGCTCCAGTCGATCACGTTCCACCAGGCCTGGATGTAGTCGGCCCGGCGGTTCTGGTAGTTCAGGTAATAGGCGTGTTCCCACACGTCGATGCCCATCAGGGGCGTGCGACCGGCGGACAGCGGGGTGTCCTGGTTGGCCGACGACTCGACCACCAGCTTGCCGGCGCTGTCGAGCGTCAACCAAGCCCAGCCGCTGCCGAAGCGCGTGGCGGCCGCCTGATTGAACTTCTCCCGGAACTGACCGAAATCGCCGAAGGTCTCATCCAGCGCGGCCTTCAATTCGCCGGCAGGCTCACCGCCGCCGTTGGGCCCCATGATGGTCCAGAACAGGCAATGGTTGAAATGGCCACCGCCGTGATTGATGACGACCTGACGGATGCTGTCCGGCACCCGCGAGAGATCCTTCATCAGCTCGACCACCGACAGCTGAGCCAGCTCCTCGTGCGCCTCGAGCGCCTTGTTGACCGTGGTGATGTAGGTCTGGTGATGCTTGGTGTGATGGATTTCCATCGTGCGCGCGTCGATGTGGGGTTCGAGCGCCGAATAATCGTAAGTCAGGTCTGGAAGCATGAACGGCATCGTATCGTCCTCCTCGTCGTTGGATCCCTGCCGGGCGCCTCAGCTTAAGCCTCGCCCGAAGGCTTGTCAACGGCGCCAGCAAGCGCCAGAGGCCCTTCCAGGCGCGTTTCGGCTGCTCTTCCGGCCGGCATAGTCACGGGCCTTCACGGGTATACGGAGGCGGGATCCCTTTTTCATCCGGAGCCACCGTCGCGATGTCCAACGCCCGTCTTCTGCCCCTGGCCGTGCTGGTCGCCCTCATCGGCACGAGCCTGCCCGCCCTGCCCGCACAGGCGGGTCTGTCGGAAGCCTTGCCGACGCCGCCGCAGATGCCGCTGTCGGTCTCGCCCGAAGCGGCCGGCTGGAAAACCGCCGTGATCGGAGACGTGAAGGACTTTCTGCCCGCGGCCCCGCCGGTCTGGGGCACGCCGGCGGCCAAGGCCGAGATGGCCGAGATCGTCGACTGGCAGAAGCGCCGCAGCGCGGACGAC
This is a stretch of genomic DNA from Candidatus Sericytochromatia bacterium. It encodes these proteins:
- a CDS encoding exodeoxyribonuclease III codes for the protein MRITSWNVNGLRACERQGFNHWLGELAPDVVCLQEVRAEPEQLSPACANPEGFHAVFNPCKVKKGYSGVATWSREAPQGVSLRLGVPEYDDEGRLIITAHAGVTIYNVYFPNGGRDLARVPFKLAFYETLMADLQTRLARGEGVVVLGDFNTARTELDLANPKANVGTTGFLPEERAVLERLIALGFHDVFREAHPDEKGHYTWWSNRPGVRARNIGWRIDYFLVSPALRGRVTDVRHQPEVLGSDHCPIVLDLDLP
- a CDS encoding sugar transferase, translating into MAVTPPAHPGYDLAKRLTDLGLAGLALLCLAPVMLGVAVLVARRVGRPVLFRQVRPGLHGKPFEVMKFRSMSEARDASGALLPDAERLGSFGRFLRSTSLDELPQLLNVVRGELSLVGPRPLLQDYLPLYSPEQARRHDVKPGITGWAQINGRNAITWEARFALDVWYVDHRSWWLDFKILALTVLKVLRRDGISAAGEATMPRFTGSAATSGGAQQP
- a CDS encoding superoxide dismutase, whose product is MPFMLPDLTYDYSALEPHIDARTMEIHHTKHHQTYITTVNKALEAHEELAQLSVVELMKDLSRVPDSIRQVVINHGGGHFNHCLFWTIMGPNGGGEPAGELKAALDETFGDFGQFREKFNQAAATRFGSGWAWLTLDSAGKLVVESSANQDTPLSAGRTPLMGIDVWEHAYYLNYQNRRADYIQAWWNVIDWSAVAKNYAAAKAQSGVLATVR